One Chlorobaculum limnaeum genomic window carries:
- a CDS encoding methionine adenosyltransferase yields the protein MSIPRNITVKRSDTAPMNEQPFELVERKGIGHPDTICDSIMEAVCIDLCREYQSRFGYICHHNIDKGLLVAGRSLPKTGGGMILEPMKLIFGDRATYTCNGQVVPVGEIAEAAAKRWIREHLRFVDPDAHLLFQNEIKPGSPELTDAFARKVIGANDTSVGVGYAPFSDTERIVLKAEQFLNSPDLKARFPEAGEDIKIMGCRNGRKLQLTVAIAFVDRSVPNAQHYFERKAALRDELLTFIESQNCAFESAEIDINTLDDPSRGEEGLYLTVLGTSAEGADGGQVGRGNRVNGLIAFGRPQTTEAAAGKNPVNHVGKIYNVLSREIAARIHREVAGVREVAMFLCSQIGRPVDQPLIASARISPEPGADMEELQNRAASVIDEELNGIEIFCQKLADGEFPVC from the coding sequence ATGAGCATTCCACGAAATATCACGGTCAAACGGAGCGATACCGCTCCGATGAACGAGCAGCCGTTCGAGCTGGTCGAGCGCAAGGGCATCGGCCACCCCGACACGATTTGCGACTCGATCATGGAGGCGGTCTGCATCGACCTGTGCCGCGAGTACCAGAGCCGGTTCGGCTACATCTGTCATCACAATATCGACAAAGGGTTGCTCGTGGCGGGGCGAAGCCTGCCGAAAACCGGCGGCGGCATGATTCTCGAACCGATGAAGCTCATCTTCGGCGACCGCGCCACCTACACCTGCAACGGCCAGGTCGTGCCGGTGGGAGAAATCGCCGAAGCCGCCGCGAAGCGATGGATCCGGGAGCATCTGCGATTCGTCGATCCCGACGCGCACCTGCTCTTCCAGAACGAGATCAAGCCCGGCTCGCCGGAGCTGACCGACGCCTTCGCCCGCAAGGTGATCGGCGCGAACGACACCTCGGTCGGCGTCGGCTACGCGCCCTTCAGTGACACCGAGCGCATCGTGCTCAAGGCCGAGCAGTTCCTCAACTCCCCCGACCTCAAAGCGCGATTCCCCGAAGCTGGCGAAGACATCAAAATCATGGGCTGCCGCAATGGACGGAAGCTGCAACTGACGGTGGCAATTGCCTTTGTGGATCGTTCCGTCCCGAACGCGCAGCACTATTTCGAACGCAAAGCCGCCCTGCGCGATGAGCTGCTGACCTTCATCGAAAGCCAGAACTGCGCGTTCGAGTCGGCGGAAATCGACATCAACACCCTCGACGATCCGTCACGCGGGGAGGAGGGGCTCTACCTCACGGTGCTCGGCACCTCGGCGGAGGGGGCCGACGGCGGGCAGGTGGGGCGCGGCAACCGGGTCAACGGACTCATCGCGTTCGGGCGTCCGCAGACCACCGAAGCCGCCGCCGGAAAAAATCCGGTGAACCACGTCGGCAAAATCTACAACGTCCTGAGCCGCGAGATTGCCGCAAGAATCCATCGCGAAGTGGCCGGAGTGCGGGAGGTTGCGATGTTCCTGTGCAGCCAGATCGGGCGACCGGTCGATCAGCCGCTGATCGCCTCGGCCCGCATCTCGCCAGAACCGGGAGCCGACATGGAGGAGCTGCAAAACCGCGCCGCAAGCGTCATCGACGAGGAACTCAACGGTATCGAAATCTTCTGCCAGAAGCTCGCCGACGGAGAATTTCCGGTGTGCTGA
- a CDS encoding hemolysin family protein has product MEILILFFLILLNGLFAMTEMALITAKRSRLSKLSDEGNKAADLAIRLGQEPTRFLSTIQIGITAIGVLNGIVGESSLAPPLAAMFHSLGLDTEISRVVSTAIVVVTVTYLTIVIGELVPKRIGQTNPEGIACIVARPMQILATVTRPFVRLLSASTDTLLRLMGKHDLAQPSVTEEEIHALLEEGSEAGIIEQQEHEMVRNVFRLDDRQLGSLMVPRADIVYLDTTLSVEENMQRVGESEHSRFPVCHNDLQSLLGVVNAKQLLAQTIKGGVTNLADHLQPCVYVPETLTGMELLDHFRTSGSQMVFVVDEYGEIQGLVTLQDMLEAVTGEFVPRNLEDSWAVQREDGSWLLDGLIPVPELKDTLDLRFVPEEEKGVYHTLSGMIMWLLGRLPQTGDITYWESWRLEVIDMDSKRIDKVLASKIEETLAATSKKES; this is encoded by the coding sequence ATGGAAATCCTTATTCTTTTTTTTCTCATCCTTCTCAATGGCCTCTTCGCGATGACGGAGATGGCTCTGATAACCGCCAAGCGCTCGCGTTTGTCAAAACTCTCTGACGAAGGCAACAAAGCGGCCGATCTGGCTATCCGTCTCGGTCAGGAACCAACCCGGTTCCTTTCCACAATACAGATTGGCATTACCGCCATCGGCGTTCTCAACGGTATTGTCGGCGAGTCATCACTCGCCCCGCCCCTTGCCGCCATGTTTCACTCCCTGGGCCTCGATACGGAAATCAGCCGTGTTGTGTCAACGGCGATCGTGGTCGTTACGGTCACCTACCTGACCATCGTCATCGGCGAACTGGTACCAAAGCGGATCGGCCAGACCAATCCCGAGGGCATCGCCTGCATCGTCGCCCGCCCCATGCAGATTCTCGCCACTGTGACACGTCCCTTCGTGCGCCTGCTCTCGGCATCGACCGATACTCTCCTGCGCTTGATGGGCAAGCATGATCTGGCCCAGCCGAGCGTCACCGAGGAGGAGATTCACGCTCTTCTCGAAGAGGGCTCCGAGGCGGGCATCATCGAACAGCAGGAACACGAGATGGTGCGCAACGTCTTTCGCCTCGACGACCGCCAGCTCGGTTCACTCATGGTGCCGCGCGCGGACATCGTGTACCTTGATACCACGCTCTCGGTCGAAGAGAACATGCAGCGGGTCGGCGAGTCGGAGCATTCGCGCTTCCCCGTTTGCCACAACGACTTGCAGTCGCTGCTCGGCGTGGTCAATGCCAAGCAGTTGCTCGCCCAGACCATCAAGGGCGGCGTCACCAACCTTGCCGATCACCTTCAGCCCTGCGTCTATGTGCCTGAAACGCTGACCGGCATGGAGCTGCTTGATCACTTCAGAACATCTGGCAGCCAGATGGTGTTCGTCGTGGACGAGTATGGCGAAATTCAGGGCCTCGTCACCTTGCAAGACATGCTCGAAGCGGTCACGGGCGAGTTCGTGCCGCGAAACCTCGAAGACTCCTGGGCGGTGCAGCGCGAGGACGGCTCGTGGCTGCTCGACGGCCTCATTCCCGTACCGGAGTTGAAGGACACGCTCGACCTGCGCTTCGTGCCGGAGGAGGAGAAGGGGGTCTATCATACCCTGAGTGGCATGATCATGTGGCTGCTCGGACGCCTGCCGCAAACCGGCGATATCACCTACTGGGAGAGCTGGCGGCTCGAAGTGATCGACATGGACAGCAAGCGCATCGACAAGGTGCTGGCCAGCAAAATCGAGGAAACACTCGCAGCAACGTCAAAAAAGGAGTCCTGA
- a CDS encoding ISL3 family transposase, whose protein sequence is MPSLIAHYQQLLGLPETWKVSDVRLSMSGPRIEIHLEYIGPKVECPECGKAGRIYDLAPEQRWRHLDTMEYETHLIARVPRCECKEHRIKTIQVPWATRYSRYTLKFEALAVELLQECSSIQSASRLLRLNWHATNEIMNRAVKRGLSRRNKEAIAHLGLDEKSFRAGHQYVTILNDLKGGRVLEVVQSRTTDGAEALLLSFEASQRQGVKSISMDMWKPFAIAAKKHLPQADIVHDRFHISKYLNEAVDTVRRQESRQLHHAGDRTLIGSKFTWLRNPENMTESQRTSFDQLMACELKTGKAWSMKNMFREFWRLGCRESASFFFDYWSERVDQLALKPMIKVKELLKRHLDNILNYFEHEMTNAVSEGLNSKIQLYKASARGFHSFHSYRIRILFYCGKLNMAITG, encoded by the coding sequence ATGCCGAGCCTCATTGCCCATTACCAGCAGTTATTAGGATTACCAGAAACATGGAAGGTGTCGGATGTCCGGCTGTCGATGTCCGGCCCCCGGATAGAAATCCATCTGGAGTATATCGGACCCAAAGTCGAATGCCCTGAATGCGGCAAGGCCGGACGAATTTATGACCTGGCGCCAGAACAACGGTGGCGGCATCTGGATACCATGGAGTATGAGACGCATCTGATAGCCAGGGTGCCTCGGTGTGAGTGCAAAGAGCACAGGATCAAGACAATTCAAGTTCCGTGGGCAACGCGCTATTCGCGCTACACCCTGAAGTTTGAAGCGCTTGCTGTCGAGTTGCTTCAGGAGTGTTCAAGCATTCAGTCGGCATCGAGGCTCTTGCGATTGAACTGGCATGCAACCAACGAGATCATGAACCGTGCGGTTAAGCGAGGCCTGAGCCGCCGGAATAAGGAGGCGATTGCTCATCTTGGTCTTGATGAAAAGAGCTTCCGGGCAGGCCATCAGTATGTGACGATCCTGAACGACCTGAAAGGTGGCCGGGTACTTGAGGTGGTCCAGAGCCGAACGACCGATGGAGCAGAAGCGCTACTCCTCAGCTTTGAAGCATCGCAACGCCAGGGTGTGAAATCGATCTCGATGGATATGTGGAAACCCTTCGCGATTGCTGCCAAAAAGCATCTGCCGCAGGCCGATATTGTGCATGACCGTTTCCATATCAGCAAATATCTGAACGAGGCGGTCGACACGGTTCGTCGCCAAGAGTCCCGTCAACTTCATCATGCAGGGGACAGGACTCTGATTGGCTCGAAATTCACCTGGCTGCGCAATCCGGAGAACATGACGGAAAGCCAGCGGACAAGCTTTGATCAATTGATGGCCTGTGAGCTGAAAACCGGAAAAGCCTGGTCGATGAAGAACATGTTTCGGGAGTTCTGGCGGCTGGGTTGTCGAGAGAGTGCAAGCTTCTTTTTCGATTACTGGTCTGAACGCGTTGACCAGTTAGCGTTGAAACCCATGATCAAGGTCAAAGAGCTGCTGAAGCGGCATCTCGACAACATCCTGAACTATTTCGAGCACGAAATGACCAACGCAGTTTCCGAAGGTCTGAACAGCAAGATCCAGTTGTACAAAGCATCGGCTCGTGGGTTCCACAGCTTTCACAGCTACCGCATAAGGATTTTGTTTTACTGTGGAAAGCTCAACATGGCTATTACCGGTTGA
- the bshA gene encoding N-acetyl-alpha-D-glucosaminyl L-malate synthase BshA, giving the protein MKIGISCHHTYGGSGAVATELGKALAMKGHTVHFFSQAAPFRLGLYSRNIHCHEIEAMNYPLFETPYHSLALASKIAEVAYYEKLDVVHAHYAIPHAISAMLARQMLEEKCPAAECFRIVTTLHGTDITIVGADRSMSDAVRLAINKSDGVTTVSGYLRDETIRMFTPRKKIEVIHNFVDTSVFQRLPGRRELLGIDEGKVVIHISNFRPVKRIMDVLAVFERVRREIPATLLLVGDGPDRSEAETWVRQQGIGESVRFLGKLNDIVPLLSIADLMLMPSNVESFGLAALEAMACGVPVVVTDAGGFPEFVRQGVDGFRHPHGDIEGMSRSALSILQDEAVWQRFSEAAVSQAGRFETALKVEEYEAFYRRLIDEAREREVQ; this is encoded by the coding sequence ATGAAAATCGGAATCTCCTGTCATCATACCTACGGCGGAAGCGGGGCGGTGGCTACCGAGTTGGGGAAGGCGCTCGCCATGAAGGGCCACACGGTGCACTTTTTCAGTCAGGCGGCTCCGTTTCGGCTTGGCCTCTATTCGCGCAACATCCATTGCCACGAGATCGAGGCGATGAACTATCCGCTCTTCGAGACGCCGTACCACTCGCTGGCGCTGGCCTCGAAGATCGCCGAAGTGGCGTATTATGAAAAGCTCGACGTCGTCCACGCCCATTACGCCATTCCTCACGCCATCAGCGCCATGCTGGCCCGCCAGATGCTCGAAGAGAAGTGCCCCGCTGCGGAGTGCTTCCGGATTGTCACAACGCTGCACGGCACCGACATCACCATCGTCGGGGCCGACAGGAGCATGAGTGACGCCGTGCGGCTCGCCATCAACAAGTCGGATGGCGTGACGACGGTTTCTGGCTACCTTCGGGACGAGACCATCCGCATGTTCACGCCCCGCAAGAAGATCGAGGTGATTCACAATTTCGTCGATACCTCCGTCTTCCAGCGCCTGCCCGGACGGCGGGAACTCCTCGGCATCGACGAGGGCAAGGTGGTGATTCACATCTCGAACTTCCGGCCTGTCAAGCGTATCATGGATGTGCTGGCGGTGTTCGAGCGCGTCCGGCGCGAGATTCCGGCCACGCTGCTGCTGGTGGGCGACGGGCCGGATCGCAGCGAAGCGGAGACCTGGGTGCGGCAGCAGGGTATTGGCGAAAGCGTGCGCTTCCTCGGCAAGCTCAACGACATCGTGCCGCTGCTCTCCATCGCCGACCTGATGCTCATGCCGAGCAACGTCGAGTCGTTCGGCCTGGCTGCGCTCGAAGCGATGGCCTGCGGTGTACCGGTGGTCGTGACCGACGCGGGCGGATTTCCGGAATTCGTGCGGCAGGGGGTGGACGGTTTCCGCCATCCGCACGGCGACATTGAGGGGATGAGCCGCAGCGCGCTCTCGATTTTGCAGGACGAAGCGGTGTGGCAGCGCTTTTCGGAGGCCGCAGTATCCCAGGCAGGGCGGTTCGAGACCGCCCTGAAGGTGGAAGAGTACGAAGCGTTTTACCGCAGGCTCATCGACGAGGCCCGCGAGCGCGAGGTTCAATAG
- a CDS encoding rod shape-determining protein — MSFFGNLFRDIAIDLGTANTLIFIRNKGVVLNEPSIVARDRNTGKVVAIGQDALLMHEKTHPGIVTIKPLANGVIADYEATEELIRGLINRTKKQFSLGIRRMVIGIPSGITEVEKRAVRDSAEHVGAKEVYLVAEPMAAAIGIGIDVKEPMGNMIVDIGGGTTEIAVISLGGIASGESLRVAGTDITNAIIRHFRKAYNLAIGERTAEEVKIRIASAYKLDKELTMNVRGRNLVTALPEEREINSATIREAIATPISQIITSVKKSLEVTKPELSADILDRGLFLAGGGALIKGLDKKINEETKLMVHISEDPLTAVARGTGAVLEDLENYRSVLISTKRY; from the coding sequence ATGAGCTTTTTCGGTAACCTGTTCAGAGATATCGCCATCGATCTCGGAACAGCCAACACTCTCATTTTCATCCGCAACAAGGGCGTCGTGCTCAACGAGCCATCCATCGTCGCCCGCGACCGCAATACAGGCAAAGTCGTCGCCATCGGTCAGGACGCGCTCCTGATGCACGAAAAAACGCACCCTGGCATCGTCACCATCAAACCGCTGGCAAACGGCGTCATCGCCGACTACGAAGCGACCGAGGAGCTGATCCGCGGCCTCATCAACAGAACGAAAAAACAGTTCTCGCTCGGCATCCGCCGCATGGTAATCGGCATTCCGTCGGGCATCACGGAAGTTGAAAAACGGGCCGTACGCGACTCGGCGGAGCACGTCGGCGCCAAGGAGGTCTACCTCGTGGCCGAACCGATGGCTGCGGCGATCGGCATCGGCATCGACGTCAAGGAGCCGATGGGCAACATGATCGTTGACATCGGCGGCGGCACCACCGAAATCGCGGTCATCTCGCTCGGTGGCATCGCATCGGGCGAATCGCTTCGCGTGGCGGGCACCGACATCACCAACGCCATCATCCGCCACTTCCGCAAGGCCTACAACCTCGCCATCGGCGAGCGCACCGCCGAGGAGGTGAAAATCAGAATCGCCTCGGCCTACAAGCTCGACAAGGAGCTGACCATGAACGTCCGTGGCCGCAACCTCGTCACCGCCCTGCCGGAGGAGCGCGAAATCAACTCCGCCACCATCCGCGAGGCGATCGCTACGCCGATCAGCCAGATCATCACCTCGGTCAAGAAAAGCCTCGAAGTCACCAAGCCGGAGCTTTCGGCGGACATCCTCGACCGCGGCCTTTTCCTCGCTGGCGGCGGCGCTTTGATCAAGGGGCTGGACAAAAAGATCAACGAGGAGACCAAGCTGATGGTGCACATCAGCGAAGACCCGCTGACCGCCGTGGCGCGCGGCACCGGCGCTGTGCTCGAAGATCTGGAGAATTACCGCTCGGTGCTGATCTCGACCAAGCGCTACTGA
- the hisD gene encoding histidinol dehydrogenase produces the protein MLTIYQFPQDEAALREQLNRTVSFDPDAQKTVDEILHRVRTEGDAAVLDYTERFQGVRLGDMRVPEAEIEAAYAEADPEFIAILEEAFANITAFHRHEAEKSFFYEQKGGVILGQRVTPMERALLYVPGGKAAYPSSVLMNAAPAKVAGVDEICMTTPCDAEGKVNPHILAAAKVAGVTQVYRLGGAQAVAAFAFGTESIPKVDIVTGPGNKYVALAKKQVFGHVAIDSIAGPSEVVVIADAGAEPEFIVMDMFAQAEHDPDASAVLITPSAELAAAVQEAAARLAGTMLRGEVITRALTDNGAIVVTSSMQEACQVSDMIAPEHLELHVDNPWEILPDLRQAGAIFMGPWSCETVGDYFAGPNHTLPTNGTARFFSPLSVRDFVKHTSIIAWSKGELARAGEKIARFADHEGLQAHAEAVRVRLKHL, from the coding sequence GTGTTAACGATCTACCAATTTCCGCAGGACGAAGCAGCCCTCAGAGAACAGCTCAACCGGACGGTGTCGTTCGATCCGGACGCCCAGAAGACGGTCGATGAAATCCTGCATCGCGTCAGAACCGAGGGGGACGCCGCCGTGCTCGACTACACGGAGCGCTTTCAGGGCGTCCGGCTCGGCGACATGCGGGTGCCGGAGGCGGAGATCGAGGCGGCGTACGCCGAGGCCGATCCGGAGTTCATCGCCATTCTCGAAGAGGCGTTTGCCAACATCACCGCCTTCCATCGCCACGAGGCGGAGAAGAGCTTTTTCTACGAACAGAAGGGGGGCGTGATTCTCGGCCAGCGCGTCACGCCGATGGAGCGGGCGCTGCTCTACGTGCCCGGCGGCAAGGCGGCCTATCCCTCCTCCGTCCTGATGAACGCAGCGCCCGCGAAGGTGGCTGGCGTGGATGAAATCTGCATGACCACGCCGTGCGACGCCGAGGGCAAGGTCAATCCGCACATTCTCGCGGCGGCGAAGGTCGCGGGCGTGACGCAGGTCTACCGACTCGGCGGCGCGCAGGCTGTGGCGGCGTTTGCTTTCGGCACGGAAAGCATCCCGAAGGTGGACATCGTCACAGGCCCCGGTAATAAATATGTCGCGCTGGCCAAGAAGCAGGTGTTCGGCCACGTCGCCATCGACAGCATCGCCGGGCCGTCCGAGGTGGTGGTGATCGCCGACGCGGGCGCGGAGCCGGAGTTCATCGTCATGGACATGTTCGCGCAGGCCGAGCACGATCCCGACGCCTCGGCGGTGCTCATCACCCCATCCGCCGAACTGGCCGCCGCCGTGCAGGAGGCCGCCGCCCGGCTCGCGGGCACGATGCTCCGCGGCGAGGTGATCACCCGCGCGCTCACCGACAACGGCGCGATTGTCGTGACCAGCTCGATGCAGGAGGCGTGCCAGGTGTCGGACATGATCGCCCCCGAGCACCTGGAACTGCACGTGGACAATCCGTGGGAGATTCTGCCCGACCTGCGCCAAGCAGGGGCGATCTTCATGGGGCCGTGGTCGTGCGAGACCGTCGGCGACTACTTCGCCGGGCCGAACCACACGCTGCCGACCAATGGCACGGCGCGATTCTTCTCGCCGCTCTCGGTGCGCGACTTCGTCAAGCACACTTCGATCATCGCCTGGTCGAAAGGCGAGCTGGCCCGCGCCGGGGAGAAGATCGCCCGCTTCGCCGATCACGAAGGGCTTCAGGCTCACGCCGAGGCGGTTCGCGTCAGACTGAAGCACCTGTAA
- the queA gene encoding tRNA preQ1(34) S-adenosylmethionine ribosyltransferase-isomerase QueA yields MKVNDFDYTLPDERIAAYPPEERGSTRLIVLDRAAQSITHSAYASLHEWLRPGDLLVLNNSKVIRARLVARKPTGARIELMLLEKHEGEQNLALYRGRLRVGDLLLAHGAELTVEALPSDGVARLSCATARLTDLFEAHGSVPIPPYLKRDAEELDRERYQTVFAELPGSVAAPTASLNLTDELLGKVRAKGVEIAHVTLHVGLGTFLPIRAESFEEHVMHREFYTIPEASARKIGATRAAGGRVVAVGTTVTRALEHAAPKLFDGGFSQEVSGEADIFIYPGYTFRIIDALLTNFHAPRSTVLMLTAAFAGTELLQRAYQQALDNGYRFLSYGDSMLVE; encoded by the coding sequence ATGAAGGTCAACGATTTCGATTACACACTACCCGATGAGCGCATCGCAGCTTACCCGCCCGAAGAGCGCGGCTCGACGCGGCTGATAGTGCTCGACCGGGCGGCGCAGTCGATCACCCATTCCGCCTACGCCTCGCTGCACGAATGGCTCCGGCCTGGCGATCTGCTCGTGCTCAACAACAGCAAGGTGATCCGGGCGCGGCTCGTCGCCCGCAAACCGACCGGCGCTCGCATCGAGCTGATGCTGCTCGAAAAGCACGAGGGCGAGCAGAATCTCGCGCTCTATCGCGGACGACTCCGCGTGGGCGACCTGCTGCTGGCGCATGGCGCGGAGCTGACGGTCGAAGCGCTCCCCAGCGACGGCGTCGCCCGCCTCTCCTGCGCTACGGCGCGGCTCACCGACCTCTTCGAAGCGCACGGCTCCGTGCCAATTCCGCCCTACCTCAAGCGCGACGCCGAGGAGCTCGACCGCGAGCGCTACCAGACGGTCTTCGCCGAATTGCCCGGTTCGGTAGCCGCGCCGACCGCCTCGCTCAACCTCACGGACGAGCTGCTCGGCAAGGTTCGCGCCAAAGGCGTCGAAATCGCCCACGTTACGCTGCATGTCGGTCTCGGCACCTTCCTGCCGATCCGCGCCGAGAGCTTCGAGGAGCACGTCATGCACCGAGAGTTCTACACCATTCCGGAAGCGAGCGCCCGCAAGATCGGTGCAACCAGAGCGGCGGGCGGGCGAGTCGTTGCTGTCGGCACTACCGTCACGCGGGCGCTCGAACACGCCGCGCCGAAGCTCTTTGACGGCGGCTTCTCGCAGGAAGTGAGCGGCGAGGCGGATATATTTATATATCCTGGATATACATTCCGGATCATCGACGCCCTGCTCACCAACTTCCACGCGCCGCGTTCCACCGTGCTGATGCTCACCGCCGCCTTCGCCGGAACGGAGCTGCTCCAGCGCGCCTACCAGCAAGCCCTCGACAACGGTTACCGCTTCCTTAGTTACGGCGACAGCATGCTGGTTGAATGA
- the acnB gene encoding bifunctional aconitate hydratase 2/2-methylisocitrate dehydratase — MSLISQYRAHTEERAQLGIPPLPLTAAQAVELIALLKENPVQEQEYLLDLFVNHISPGVDDAALEKAAFLDAIIRGEASCAVITPVEAVGILGTMLGGYNVKPLVDALSSADSAIAEAAVLALKKTLLVYDSFDAVVELAKTNAYAKEVLESWANAEWFTSLPTLPEKMTLTVFKVPGETNTDDLSPASEAFTRSDIPMHALSMLRSKMDNPIETIASLKEKGHPLAYVGDVVGTGSSRKSGINSVQWHLGADIPAVPNKRTAGVVIGGIVAPIFFNTAEDSGALPIQADVNSMDMGDVIEVYPFRGVIEKNGEVISTFTLEPNTLADEVRAGGRITLIIGRNLTRKARKVLGLGEETIFSRPEQPADTGKGYTLAQKMVGKACGLAGVRPGMYVEAETLTVGSQDTTGPMTRDEIKELAALSFSADLFMQSFCHTAAYPKPTDVKMHRSLPYFIMSRGGVALKPGDGVIHTWLNRMVLPDTLGTGGDSHTRFPIGCSFPAGSGLVAFAGVTGTMPLNMPESILVRFTGELQPGITLRDLVNAIPYVAIKKGLLTVEKKGKKNIFAGKVLEIEGLPQLKVEQAFELSDASAERSAAACTVRLDKEPVIEYLQSNVKLLGQMIEEGYGDAETLRRRIGKMEEWLAKPELLEPDADAEYAAVIEIDMNEITEPILACPNDPDDVATLSEILADEKRPKNIDEVFVGSCMTNIGHFRALGEVLRGKGQAKAKLWVVPPTKMDMKKLVEEGYYAVYGTAGARAEVPGCSLCMGNQARVADNAVVFSTSTRNFDDRMGKGAKVYLGSAELAAVCALLGHLPGREEYMEIAGSLSKNGDKVYRYLNFHEVTAQELQMLVD, encoded by the coding sequence ATGAGTCTCATCAGCCAGTATCGCGCCCATACTGAGGAGCGCGCTCAACTCGGTATTCCGCCGCTTCCGCTGACCGCCGCCCAGGCTGTCGAGCTGATCGCGCTGCTCAAAGAGAACCCGGTACAGGAGCAGGAGTATCTCCTCGATCTGTTCGTGAATCACATCAGCCCCGGTGTCGATGATGCCGCGCTTGAAAAAGCCGCTTTTCTCGACGCCATCATTCGCGGCGAAGCATCCTGCGCGGTGATCACTCCGGTCGAGGCGGTCGGGATTCTCGGCACGATGCTTGGCGGCTACAACGTCAAGCCACTGGTCGATGCGCTCTCGAGCGCCGACAGCGCGATCGCCGAAGCCGCGGTGCTGGCCCTTAAAAAGACCCTGCTCGTCTACGATTCATTCGACGCGGTGGTCGAGCTGGCAAAAACCAACGCCTACGCCAAAGAGGTGCTCGAATCGTGGGCGAACGCCGAGTGGTTCACCTCGCTGCCGACCCTGCCCGAAAAGATGACCCTCACGGTCTTCAAGGTTCCCGGCGAAACCAACACCGACGACCTTTCTCCCGCCAGCGAAGCCTTCACCCGCAGCGACATTCCGATGCACGCGCTGAGCATGCTCCGCTCGAAGATGGACAATCCCATCGAGACCATCGCCAGTCTGAAAGAGAAGGGCCATCCGTTGGCCTACGTTGGCGACGTGGTCGGTACCGGATCGAGCCGCAAGTCGGGCATCAACTCCGTGCAGTGGCATCTCGGCGCGGACATTCCCGCCGTGCCGAACAAGCGCACCGCAGGCGTGGTGATCGGCGGCATCGTGGCTCCGATCTTTTTCAACACAGCCGAAGACTCCGGCGCATTGCCGATCCAGGCTGACGTGAACTCGATGGATATGGGTGACGTGATCGAGGTTTATCCCTTCCGTGGCGTGATCGAGAAGAACGGCGAAGTGATCTCCACCTTCACGCTCGAACCGAATACGCTGGCTGACGAAGTTCGCGCCGGCGGACGCATCACGCTCATCATCGGTCGCAACCTCACCCGCAAGGCCCGCAAGGTGCTCGGCCTCGGCGAAGAGACGATCTTCAGCCGCCCCGAGCAGCCCGCCGACACCGGTAAAGGGTATACCCTCGCGCAGAAGATGGTCGGCAAGGCGTGCGGCCTCGCTGGCGTGCGCCCCGGCATGTACGTCGAAGCCGAGACCCTCACGGTCGGCTCGCAGGATACCACTGGCCCGATGACGCGCGACGAAATCAAGGAGCTTGCCGCCCTCAGCTTCAGCGCCGACCTTTTCATGCAGAGCTTCTGCCACACGGCGGCCTACCCGAAACCGACCGACGTCAAGATGCATCGCAGCCTGCCTTACTTCATCATGAGCCGTGGCGGCGTGGCGCTCAAGCCGGGCGACGGCGTTATCCACACCTGGCTGAACCGCATGGTGCTGCCCGACACGCTCGGCACCGGCGGAGACTCGCACACCCGCTTCCCGATCGGCTGCTCCTTCCCGGCCGGTTCCGGCCTCGTAGCTTTCGCGGGCGTGACCGGCACCATGCCGCTCAACATGCCTGAATCGATTCTCGTGCGCTTCACGGGCGAACTCCAGCCAGGCATTACCCTCCGTGACCTGGTCAATGCCATTCCGTATGTTGCGATCAAGAAAGGATTGCTGACCGTCGAGAAGAAGGGCAAGAAGAATATCTTCGCCGGTAAGGTATTGGAAATCGAAGGCTTGCCCCAGCTCAAGGTCGAGCAGGCGTTCGAGCTTTCCGATGCCTCCGCCGAGCGCAGCGCTGCTGCCTGCACCGTGCGTCTCGACAAGGAACCGGTGATCGAATACCTCCAGTCCAACGTCAAGCTGCTTGGTCAGATGATCGAAGAGGGCTACGGTGATGCAGAAACCCTGCGCCGCCGTATCGGTAAAATGGAGGAGTGGCTCGCCAAACCGGAGCTCCTCGAACCGGATGCTGACGCCGAGTACGCGGCGGTGATAGAGATCGACATGAACGAAATCACCGAGCCGATCCTCGCCTGCCCGAACGATCCGGACGACGTGGCCACGCTCAGCGAGATTCTCGCCGACGAGAAGCGCCCGAAAAACATCGATGAGGTGTTCGTGGGAAGCTGCATGACCAACATCGGCCACTTCCGTGCGCTTGGCGAAGTGCTGCGCGGCAAGGGTCAGGCCAAAGCGAAACTCTGGGTCGTGCCACCGACCAAAATGGACATGAAAAAGCTTGTCGAAGAAGGTTACTACGCAGTCTATGGTACCGCCGGTGCTCGTGCCGAGGTTCCGGGTTGCTCGCTCTGCATGGGCAACCAGGCTCGCGTGGCCGATAACGCCGTGGTCTTTTCGACCAGCACGCGCAACTTCGATGACCGCATGGGCAAAGGCGCGAAGGTCTATCTTGGCTCCGCCGAGCTTGCCGCTGTGTGCGCGCTGCTCGGTCACCTGCCGGGCAGAGAAGAGTATATGGAGATTGCCGGTTCGCTCTCGAAGAATGGCGACAAGGTCTATCGGTACCTCAACTTCCACGAGGTGACCGCTCAAGAGCTGCAAATGCTTGTCGATTAA